From the Leptolyngbya sp. O-77 genome, one window contains:
- the rplK gene encoding 50S ribosomal protein L11, which produces MAKKVVAIIKLAIDAGKANPAPPIGPALGQHGVNIMMFCKEYNARTADQVGMVIPVEISVFEDRSFTFVLKTPPASKLIAKAAKIDRGSGEPNKKKVGSITRAQLREIAQTKLPDLNANDIEAAMRIVEGTARNMGVTVAD; this is translated from the coding sequence ATGGCAAAAAAGGTAGTCGCGATTATTAAGCTGGCAATCGACGCAGGTAAAGCAAACCCTGCACCGCCGATTGGGCCTGCGCTGGGTCAGCACGGGGTCAATATTATGATGTTCTGCAAGGAATATAACGCCAGAACGGCTGACCAGGTTGGCATGGTGATTCCAGTAGAAATCTCGGTGTTTGAAGACCGCAGTTTTACATTTGTGCTGAAAACGCCTCCGGCATCCAAGCTGATTGCCAAGGCAGCGAAGATCGACCGGGGATCGGGTGAGCCGAATAAGAAAAAGGTGGGTTCGATTACTCGCGCACAACTGCGGGAAATCGCCCAGACCAAGCTTCCTGACCTGAACGCAAATGATATCGAGGCGGCGATGAGGATTGTGGAAGGTACCGCCCGCAACATGGGCGTGACGGTTGCTGACTAA
- the rplA gene encoding 50S ribosomal protein L1, whose amino-acid sequence MVKKVSKRLRELQAKVEDRPYAPLEALALLKETATAKFPESAEAHIRLGIDPKYTDQQLRTTVALPKGTGQVVRVAVIARGEKVTEATNAGADLAGSEELIDEIQKGMMDFDVLIATPDVMPQVAKLGRQLGPRGLMPSPKGGTVTFDLAQAIDEFKAGKLEFRADKSGIVHVMFGKASFSPEDLLINLKALQETIDRNRPSGAKGRYWQTMYVASTMGPSIEVDIAALRDMKTSDAA is encoded by the coding sequence ATGGTGAAAAAGGTATCGAAACGCTTGCGCGAACTGCAAGCCAAGGTTGAAGATCGCCCCTACGCACCGCTAGAGGCACTGGCCCTGCTCAAGGAAACCGCGACGGCGAAGTTCCCGGAATCTGCCGAAGCCCACATCCGCCTAGGGATTGACCCCAAATACACGGATCAGCAGCTCCGAACCACGGTGGCGCTGCCCAAGGGAACGGGTCAGGTTGTGCGGGTCGCGGTCATTGCTCGCGGCGAAAAGGTGACAGAAGCCACGAATGCGGGCGCAGATCTGGCGGGGTCTGAGGAGCTAATTGACGAAATCCAGAAGGGCATGATGGATTTTGACGTGTTGATTGCCACGCCAGACGTGATGCCGCAGGTGGCAAAGCTGGGTCGTCAGCTTGGGCCTCGCGGTCTGATGCCCTCTCCCAAAGGCGGCACGGTGACCTTTGATCTGGCTCAAGCCATTGACGAATTTAAGGCAGGTAAGCTAGAGTTTCGGGCTGACAAGTCAGGCATCGTTCACGTGATGTTTGGCAAAGCCAGCTTTTCGCCTGAAGACCTGCTGATCAACCTGAAGGCGCTGCAAGAAACCATCGACCGCAACCGTCCTTCGGGCGCGAAGGGTCGCTACTGGCAAACGATGTACGTCGCTTCCACAATGGGGCCTTCGATTGAAGTAGACATTGCGGCACTGCGCGACATGAAGACGAGTGACGCAGCCTGA
- the nusG gene encoding transcription termination/antitermination protein NusG, which produces MLASDESDNLLSVEEEAANPEHYEDESSPRGTPRWYAVQVASGCENRVKMNLEQRIETLDVADRILQIEIPQTPILKPQKGNKPKEAAEKVFPGYVLIRMVMDDEAWQVVKNTPNVINFVGAEQKRRYGRGRGHVKPMPLGHSEVERIFKRAQEQKPVVKIDMAAGDKIMVLSGPFKDFEGEVIEVSPERSKLKALLSIFGRDTPVELEFNQVQKQS; this is translated from the coding sequence ATGCTTGCATCGGATGAGTCAGACAATCTGCTGTCTGTTGAGGAAGAAGCCGCCAATCCCGAGCATTACGAAGATGAGTCGTCACCTCGTGGAACGCCCCGTTGGTATGCCGTCCAGGTTGCCTCAGGCTGTGAAAACCGGGTCAAGATGAACTTGGAGCAGCGAATCGAGACGCTCGATGTGGCCGATCGCATTCTCCAAATCGAGATTCCCCAAACGCCAATCCTAAAGCCGCAAAAGGGCAACAAGCCCAAGGAGGCCGCAGAAAAAGTGTTTCCGGGATATGTCCTGATCCGAATGGTGATGGACGACGAAGCATGGCAGGTCGTGAAAAACACGCCCAACGTCATTAACTTCGTTGGCGCTGAGCAAAAGCGCCGCTATGGACGGGGGCGGGGACATGTCAAGCCAATGCCACTCGGACATTCAGAAGTCGAACGGATCTTCAAGCGTGCCCAAGAGCAAAAGCCAGTTGTCAAAATTGACATGGCCGCTGGAGACAAGATTATGGTCTTGTCAGGGCCGTTTAAGGATTTTGAAGGCGAAGTGATTGAGGTCAGCCCAGAGCGCAGCAAGCTCAAGGCACTGCTCTCAATCTTCGGGCGAGATACCCCGGTCGAGTTGGAATTTAACCAGGTTCAAAAGCAGAGTTAG
- the rplJ gene encoding 50S ribosomal protein L10: protein MGRTLEDKKEIVAELKESLSQSQMAVVIDYKGLTVAEITDLRRRLRPSGTECKVTKNTLMRIAVQGDETWEPMTALCKESSAFLLIKEDVGGAIKAYQEFQKVSKKTVLRGGVMEGRALTEDDVKAIGDLPSKEQLMGQIAGAINAVATKVAVGIKEVPSSLARVTQAIADKDKDAA, encoded by the coding sequence ATGGGTAGAACACTAGAGGACAAAAAAGAGATTGTGGCAGAACTCAAAGAGAGTTTGAGCCAGTCTCAAATGGCCGTAGTGATTGACTACAAGGGGCTAACCGTTGCCGAAATCACCGATTTGCGGCGGCGGCTGCGTCCTTCGGGAACAGAGTGCAAAGTAACCAAGAACACGCTCATGCGGATTGCCGTGCAGGGCGACGAAACTTGGGAACCGATGACGGCTCTGTGCAAAGAGTCTTCGGCCTTTTTGCTAATCAAAGAGGACGTAGGTGGCGCGATCAAGGCCTATCAGGAGTTCCAGAAGGTCTCCAAAAAGACCGTGCTGCGTGGCGGCGTAATGGAAGGGCGTGCCCTGACCGAAGACGACGTGAAGGCCATCGGCGATCTGCCGTCGAAGGAACAACTGATGGGCCAAATCGCAGGCGCAATCAACGCGGTGGCGACCAAGGTGGCCGTGGGCATCAAGGAAGTGCCGTCTTCGCTGGCTCGCGTGACGCAGGCGATCGCCGACAAAGACAAGGACGCTGCCTAG
- a CDS encoding BrnT family toxin gives MDVYFVLNGVTFVWNDEKARINPINHDGVTFQQAAEVFFDPLLVVVDASRNDEARDAVIGLDRRWNLLYVVYIERENDIIRIISARKATRKERKYYES, from the coding sequence ATGGATGTGTATTTTGTGCTCAATGGCGTTACTTTCGTTTGGAATGACGAAAAAGCCAGGATCAACCCGATCAACCATGATGGTGTTACGTTTCAGCAAGCCGCAGAAGTCTTCTTCGACCCATTGCTTGTGGTCGTTGATGCAAGTCGCAATGATGAAGCGCGAGATGCTGTCATTGGCTTAGATAGGCGATGGAATCTTTTGTACGTCGTCTACATTGAGCGTGAAAATGACATCATTCGGATCATTTCAGCTCGTAAAGCGACCCGCAAGGAACGTAAATACTATGAAAGTTGA
- the dndE gene encoding DNA sulfur modification protein DndE has product MEPPVDRIKLSQAAKDQLIKLKRSTKIDQWNILCRWALCRSLAEPSPPSPVPIPADSNVEMSWQTFGGDMADLLLLALKQRCHADGLLSDQETLATQLRLHLHRGIGYLAGDPSIKAIDSLIEKAVAAVPQA; this is encoded by the coding sequence ATGGAACCACCTGTCGATCGCATCAAGCTTTCCCAAGCCGCCAAAGACCAACTCATCAAGCTCAAGCGCAGCACCAAAATCGACCAGTGGAACATTCTCTGCCGCTGGGCCCTGTGCCGTTCGCTGGCCGAACCGTCTCCCCCCTCCCCCGTGCCCATCCCTGCTGATAGTAATGTGGAAATGTCGTGGCAGACCTTTGGCGGCGACATGGCTGATCTGCTGCTCCTGGCGCTCAAGCAGCGCTGCCATGCCGATGGCCTGCTTTCCGATCAGGAAACCCTTGCCACCCAGTTGCGCCTACACTTGCACCGGGGCATTGGCTACCTGGCTGGTGACCCCTCCATCAAAGCGATTGATTCCTTGATTGAGAAAGCCGTTGCAGCAGTGCCTCAGGCGTAA
- the rplL gene encoding 50S ribosomal protein L7/L12: MSTATDEILEKLKSLTLLEAAELVKQIEEAFGVTAAAPVGGMMMMAPGAGGGAAAAEEVEEKTEFDVILEEVPADKKIAVLKIVRELTGLGLKEAKEVVESTPKAVREGVPKEAAEEAKKKLEEAGGKVAIK; encoded by the coding sequence ATGTCTACTGCAACCGATGAAATTTTGGAAAAGCTCAAGTCGCTGACCCTGCTGGAAGCGGCTGAACTGGTAAAGCAAATCGAAGAAGCCTTCGGCGTGACGGCTGCGGCTCCTGTTGGCGGCATGATGATGATGGCTCCAGGCGCAGGTGGCGGTGCGGCTGCGGCTGAGGAAGTCGAAGAAAAGACCGAATTCGACGTGATTCTCGAAGAAGTGCCCGCCGACAAGAAGATCGCCGTGCTGAAGATCGTCCGCGAACTGACGGGTCTGGGACTGAAGGAAGCCAAGGAAGTAGTGGAATCCACGCCCAAGGCTGTACGCGAAGGGGTGCCCAAGGAAGCCGCCGAAGAAGCCAAGAAGAAACTGGAAGAAGCGGGTGGCAAGGTCGCTATCAAGTAG
- a CDS encoding HNH endonuclease: protein MIDRGQIQHNQIYLSPELVAAFLKYWGSLVKDPKYHSDISLPFFHLKGDKFWHLMANPGFEATIARKVKIRGLTALREVVKYAYLDKELFEYLQEPANRLRFSEVLIQTYFPKEAQQFEGIQGRDELEDIQLRLFEKGGAVYDISDLKDEERAYVRDTAFRRSVVRLYQHQCALCRLKIVSSNNQTIVDGAHIKPFAEFRDDRFDNGLSLCKNHHWAFDRGWFSIDDNYRVIVCSDRFEEESPPGLRSLKDFHQEPILLPEQHQPRVEALQWHRSFWKVS from the coding sequence TTGATTGATCGTGGACAAATTCAGCATAATCAGATCTACTTGTCTCCAGAGTTGGTGGCAGCATTTCTTAAATATTGGGGAAGCTTGGTAAAAGATCCCAAATATCACTCCGATATTTCTCTCCCTTTCTTTCATCTAAAAGGAGACAAATTCTGGCATCTAATGGCAAATCCGGGATTTGAAGCAACTATTGCTAGGAAGGTAAAAATTAGAGGTTTGACTGCTCTGAGAGAGGTCGTCAAATATGCTTATTTAGATAAGGAATTATTTGAATACCTTCAAGAACCAGCCAATCGACTAAGATTTAGTGAAGTATTGATTCAGACTTACTTTCCAAAAGAGGCTCAGCAATTTGAGGGCATTCAAGGAAGAGACGAGTTGGAAGATATTCAGCTTCGACTCTTTGAGAAAGGTGGCGCAGTCTATGATATTTCAGATTTGAAAGATGAAGAGAGAGCCTATGTTAGGGATACTGCCTTCCGGCGGAGTGTAGTCCGTCTCTATCAACATCAATGTGCCTTATGTCGATTGAAAATCGTCAGCTCTAACAATCAAACTATTGTGGATGGAGCACACATTAAACCGTTTGCCGAGTTTCGAGATGACAGGTTTGATAATGGTCTATCGCTTTGTAAGAACCATCATTGGGCCTTCGATCGCGGCTGGTTTAGCATTGATGATAATTATCGGGTGATTGTTTGTTCAGACCGATTTGAAGAAGAATCACCCCCAGGATTGCGATCGCTCAAAGACTTCCATCAAGAGCCAATCTTGCTCCCAGAGCAACATCAGCCCAGAGTCGAAGCGCTGCAATGGCATCGCTCTTTTTGGAAAGTTTCCTAG
- a CDS encoding helix-turn-helix domain-containing protein, with protein sequence MGKAGQALKQVLETYNISQYSLSVEMNVERNNIYRWVNEKRDPTAETVIEIVRALKTLNPEAAKAFAKLYLMDEVD encoded by the coding sequence ATGGGAAAGGCTGGACAAGCACTTAAGCAGGTGCTAGAAACTTACAACATTAGCCAATACAGCCTGTCGGTTGAAATGAATGTGGAGCGCAACAACATTTACCGATGGGTCAATGAGAAGCGTGATCCAACCGCAGAAACCGTAATTGAAATTGTGCGGGCACTGAAAACACTCAATCCAGAAGCAGCAAAGGCATTCGCGAAGCTGTATCTGATGGATGAGGTAGACTAG
- a CDS encoding transposase — MQLCPHDYPVLNSRLFFEIWLTFVLDKGLTSMRDLFYRLNRTGVEVDISTFSKACKTRTDGHFCRIYAQLIEQVKRKQPTAAQILFPIDSTIVTLTSKLFWLQGYHQVKLLNGINLEQGYSSECLIHFGQGHDAKFADSISTMIPENGIGIMDRGFASWEFLDQMSLTQTKFMVRIKNNMKTELDHDRYRVVWFCDLESRSEFRLATNVNEMSDEEISDTYRHRWQIEVLWKFLKMHLKLDRLITKNVNGVSIRDCKLFCVSGQN; from the coding sequence ATGCAGCTTTGTCCGCATGACTATCCCGTTTTGAACTCGCGCTTGTTCTTTGAAATCTGGTTGACCTTTGTGTTGGACAAGGGCTTAACCAGCATGAGAGACTTATTTTACCGCCTAAATCGTACAGGTGTTGAGGTCGATATATCCACCTTTTCTAAAGCTTGCAAAACTCGAACGGATGGGCACTTTTGTCGAATCTATGCACAGTTAATTGAGCAAGTAAAGCGCAAACAGCCGACCGCGGCTCAGATACTTTTTCCGATTGATTCAACCATCGTTACACTTACCAGCAAGCTATTTTGGCTGCAAGGATATCACCAAGTTAAATTACTGAATGGAATCAACTTAGAGCAAGGATATTCGAGTGAATGCTTGATTCATTTTGGGCAAGGACATGATGCAAAGTTTGCCGATTCGATTAGCACGATGATTCCCGAAAACGGCATCGGCATCATGGATAGAGGCTTCGCAAGCTGGGAATTTCTCGACCAAATGAGTCTCACTCAAACAAAGTTTATGGTGCGAATCAAGAACAATATGAAGACTGAACTTGACCACGACCGTTACCGCGTGGTTTGGTTCTGTGATTTGGAGAGTCGGAGCGAGTTTCGTCTGGCAACTAATGTCAATGAGATGAGCGACGAAGAAATCAGTGATACCTATCGGCATCGTTGGCAAATTGAGGTGTTATGGAAGTTTCTCAAGATGCACTTAAAGCTCGATCGTCTCATCACCAAGAATGTGAATGGGGTGAGTATTCGAGACTGTAAATTATTTTGTGTAAGCGGTCAAAATTAG
- a CDS encoding IS256 family transposase, protein MSKDNLIAFQAGESSASFRDALTELVRNGARQIIAEAVEAELQEFLAQYKDLKDEQGRKAVVRNGYLPERTIVTGVGEVEIQVPKVRDRTHSGIKFNSSLLPPYLKRAQSVEEVLPWLYLKGVSTGDFSEALASLLGAQAEGLSASTISRLKAKWIEEHQQWQKRSLAGKRYVYLWADGIYFNIRNENDRQCILVIIGVTDTGVKELLGLEAGFRESELSWKPLLLRLQDQGLKVAPELAVGDGALGFWKALALVFPTTKTQRCWVHKTANVLNKLPKTQQPQAKSALHEIYLAATKDEANKAFDRFVKIYQAKYPKAVECLVKDREALLAFYDFPAEHWVHLRTTNPIESTFATVRLRTDKTRGCVSQDSILSLVFKLVQSAQKRWLRIRGFKRLGEVIEGVKFKDGIRVDQQDDSQLNQDAA, encoded by the coding sequence ATGAGTAAGGATAATCTTATTGCATTTCAAGCTGGAGAATCATCGGCATCGTTTCGAGATGCGCTAACGGAACTGGTTCGTAACGGTGCTCGCCAGATCATTGCCGAAGCAGTGGAGGCAGAGTTGCAAGAGTTTTTAGCTCAATACAAAGACCTCAAGGACGAGCAGGGACGCAAGGCTGTGGTTCGCAACGGCTATCTGCCGGAACGCACGATTGTCACCGGGGTGGGGGAAGTTGAAATTCAAGTGCCGAAAGTGCGAGATCGCACCCATAGCGGCATCAAATTCAATTCCTCATTGTTGCCACCGTATCTGAAACGCGCTCAAAGCGTGGAAGAGGTGTTACCCTGGCTGTATCTTAAAGGCGTATCCACCGGGGATTTTTCAGAGGCACTGGCATCATTGCTCGGTGCCCAAGCGGAAGGGCTATCAGCCAGTACGATTAGTCGCCTCAAAGCGAAATGGATTGAAGAACATCAACAATGGCAAAAGCGATCTTTAGCGGGTAAGAGGTACGTGTATCTGTGGGCGGACGGCATCTACTTCAACATCCGCAACGAAAATGACCGCCAGTGCATTCTGGTGATCATCGGGGTGACGGACACTGGAGTCAAGGAATTACTGGGACTGGAAGCAGGCTTTCGCGAATCCGAGTTAAGTTGGAAGCCGTTATTGCTCCGCTTGCAAGACCAGGGACTCAAAGTGGCACCGGAACTGGCAGTTGGGGATGGCGCGTTAGGGTTTTGGAAGGCACTGGCACTGGTGTTTCCCACGACTAAAACCCAACGCTGTTGGGTGCATAAAACTGCCAATGTGCTTAACAAACTCCCCAAAACTCAGCAACCGCAGGCGAAATCTGCCCTACACGAAATCTATCTGGCAGCGACGAAGGACGAGGCAAACAAGGCGTTCGACCGTTTTGTCAAAATCTACCAAGCCAAGTATCCCAAAGCCGTCGAGTGTTTAGTCAAAGACCGGGAGGCACTGTTGGCGTTCTATGATTTTCCGGCTGAGCATTGGGTGCATCTTCGTACCACCAATCCAATTGAATCAACCTTTGCCACTGTCCGTTTAAGGACCGATAAGACACGAGGCTGTGTTTCCCAGGACAGCATCCTATCGTTGGTGTTCAAGCTGGTGCAGAGTGCTCAGAAGCGATGGTTACGTATTCGAGGATTCAAACGATTAGGGGAGGTGATTGAAGGGGTGAAATTCAAAGATGGGATTCGAGTGGATCAACAAGACGATTCACAACTGAACCAGGACGCTGCTTAA
- a CDS encoding phosphoadenosine phosphosulfate reductase family protein, with translation MKTLSLFEEERMTLPKSIELSAASLRHYGSLYKHWAIAFSGGKDSSATVTLVAHLIETGQIPKPESLTVLYADTRQELPPLHLAAMGILKELERRGFHTRVVLPDLDYRYFVYMLGRGVPPPSNTFRWCTPKLKVMSMERELGALRQARGEKFLMMTGVRIGESAARDQRIAVSCTKDGGECGQGWFQQSTSEAIADVLAPIVHWRVCHVWDWLVKADVELGFPTFEIAKVYGQDVSDGEEPINARTGCIGCPLVQKDAALDRVVAQPEWAYLAPLQRLRPLYWEIKKPQYRHRKNGEVNKDGRLAAKQNRLGPLTLEARRWMLAQVLGIQAEVNQVAERLGRSPISLINDEELARIEELIAAGTYPEKWDGTEPHGDEWLPEIFPDGSMQPLLFDRL, from the coding sequence ATGAAAACCCTGAGTCTATTTGAAGAAGAGCGGATGACGCTGCCGAAGAGTATTGAACTATCGGCAGCGTCTTTGCGCCACTACGGTTCCCTTTACAAGCACTGGGCGATCGCCTTCTCTGGTGGCAAAGATTCCTCCGCAACCGTCACCCTGGTTGCCCACCTAATCGAAACAGGGCAAATTCCCAAACCTGAGAGCTTAACCGTCCTGTATGCCGATACCCGCCAAGAGCTACCGCCGCTACACTTGGCGGCGATGGGCATTCTCAAGGAACTGGAGCGGCGAGGGTTTCACACTCGCGTCGTTTTGCCAGATCTGGACTACCGCTATTTCGTCTACATGCTGGGTCGGGGCGTGCCGCCGCCATCCAATACCTTCCGCTGGTGTACGCCCAAGCTCAAGGTGATGAGCATGGAGCGGGAGCTAGGGGCGCTGCGACAGGCACGGGGCGAAAAGTTCCTGATGATGACGGGGGTGCGGATTGGCGAAAGCGCCGCCCGTGACCAGCGGATTGCCGTTAGCTGCACGAAGGATGGTGGAGAGTGCGGACAGGGCTGGTTTCAGCAAAGTACGTCAGAGGCGATCGCCGACGTGTTAGCCCCCATCGTCCACTGGCGCGTCTGCCATGTGTGGGACTGGTTGGTGAAAGCGGATGTTGAGTTGGGATTTCCCACCTTTGAGATCGCTAAGGTCTATGGTCAGGACGTGAGCGACGGCGAGGAACCCATAAACGCTCGCACGGGCTGTATTGGCTGCCCGTTGGTGCAAAAAGACGCTGCCCTTGACCGCGTGGTGGCCCAGCCAGAATGGGCTTATCTTGCACCCCTGCAACGGCTCCGCCCCCTATATTGGGAAATCAAAAAGCCCCAATATCGCCACCGCAAAAACGGCGAGGTGAACAAAGACGGAAGGCTGGCAGCCAAGCAAAATCGGCTGGGGCCACTGACGCTAGAGGCGCGGCGCTGGATGTTAGCGCAGGTGCTTGGCATTCAGGCCGAGGTGAACCAGGTCGCAGAACGACTGGGGCGATCGCCCATTAGCCTCATCAACGATGAAGAACTGGCACGGATTGAAGAACTGATCGCAGCGGGCACATACCCTGAAAAGTGGGACGGCACAGAACCCCACGGCGATGAGTGGCTACCGGAAATCTTTCCCGACGGCAGTATGCAGCCCCTCCTGTTTGATCGGCTTTAG
- a CDS encoding Uma2 family endonuclease, with protein sequence MVNTLPAPQNLVTDAWVKASWEAFLALGDRPELEQARFYYDADSMRIETMPIGAGHGRDNSLLAQTVSLYGTVKNIRIVGLTNGSFRKPGVRECQPDLAYYIGAAFRIPPKSSQPIDVNEFGAPQLVIEVASTTLSDDLGRKRLLYERLGVQEYWVVDVEQGEVIAFAVADGGSRQIRESEVLPGLAIALVEEALQRSQTEEDGEINRWLLQMFHSQPQNVGQEREGQD encoded by the coding sequence ATGGTGAATACCTTACCCGCACCGCAAAACTTGGTCACCGATGCGTGGGTCAAAGCGAGTTGGGAGGCGTTTCTGGCGCTGGGCGATCGCCCTGAACTAGAACAAGCCCGGTTCTATTACGACGCTGACTCGATGAGGATTGAGACGATGCCGATTGGGGCTGGACACGGACGAGATAATAGCCTGCTGGCCCAAACGGTCAGTCTCTACGGCACGGTCAAAAATATTCGGATTGTCGGTTTGACCAATGGCAGTTTTCGCAAACCAGGCGTGCGCGAGTGTCAGCCTGACCTGGCGTATTACATTGGTGCCGCGTTCCGCATTCCACCCAAATCTTCTCAGCCCATTGATGTCAACGAGTTTGGTGCGCCGCAATTGGTGATCGAAGTGGCCTCTACAACCCTCAGCGATGACCTCGGACGCAAGCGCCTGCTCTACGAGCGGCTGGGGGTGCAGGAATACTGGGTGGTGGATGTGGAGCAGGGTGAGGTGATCGCCTTTGCAGTGGCGGATGGGGGCAGTCGGCAAATCCGCGAGTCGGAGGTGCTGCCAGGACTGGCGATCGCCCTTGTGGAAGAAGCCCTCCAGCGCAGCCAGACGGAAGAAGACGGCGAGATTAACCGCTGGCTGCTCCAGATGTTTCATAGCCAACCGCAAAATGTAGGACAAGAGCGTGAAGGACAAGACTGA
- a CDS encoding helix-turn-helix domain-containing protein: protein MGKAGNALKTALETYGISQTQLAKTLGIGRSNVYRWVNGVRDPNSETLVLIVKALSELNPEAASLFKRLYMDESPLQD from the coding sequence ATGGGAAAAGCGGGAAATGCTCTAAAAACGGCCCTTGAAACTTATGGCATTAGCCAGACCCAACTGGCTAAGACACTAGGCATTGGCCGCTCAAACGTGTATCGATGGGTCAATGGCGTAAGAGATCCCAATTCGGAAACGTTGGTTTTAATTGTTAAGGCTCTCTCCGAACTGAATCCAGAGGCGGCTTCTTTGTTTAAGAGACTCTATATGGACGAGTCGCCACTACAAGACTAG